From Butyricimonas paravirosa, one genomic window encodes:
- the lysS gene encoding lysine--tRNA ligase: MSLAELSEQEIIRRNSLNELKNLGIDAYPAPEFKVTHLSKEILDKFEKSPEELQEVVIAGRMMSRRIMGKASFFELQDAEGRIQVYVSRDDVSRDEACTMYNTVFKKLMDIGDIVGVKGFVFRTNMGEVSVHAKELVMLSKSLRPLPVVKEKDGKVFDAFTDPELRYRQRYLDLIVNPQVKDVFIKRTKMINAIRQFYTEMGCLEVETPVLQAIPGGASARPFITHHNALDIPFYLRIANELYLKRLIVGGFNGVFEFSRNFRNEGMDRTHNPEFTCMEVYVPYKDYLWMMDSTERMIEAAAMAVNGTTKAPFGENEVDFKRPFKRVKMSEAIKEYTGFDITGKSEDEIRAFCLSIGLNVDETMGKGKLIDEIFGEKCESHYIQPTFIYDYPVEMSPLTKMHRSDPGLTERFELFVNGKEVANAYSELNDPIDQLNRFKDQLALQERGDDEAMFIDYDFVRALEYGMPPTSGMGIGIDRLCMILTNSPSIQDVLLFPQMKPEKVATVDADEKFIELGIPADWVAVVRKAGYQTVEALKAVENPNKLHQELSGLNKKMKLGLKTLSPDEVKSWIK, translated from the coding sequence CTCTTTAAACGAGTTGAAAAATTTGGGAATAGATGCCTATCCGGCACCGGAATTTAAAGTAACTCACCTTTCTAAAGAGATTCTGGATAAATTTGAAAAATCACCGGAGGAATTGCAAGAGGTTGTGATTGCCGGGCGAATGATGAGCAGGCGGATTATGGGTAAGGCTTCATTTTTTGAATTACAGGATGCCGAAGGTAGGATTCAGGTCTACGTGAGTCGGGATGATGTGAGTCGGGATGAAGCTTGCACGATGTATAATACCGTTTTCAAAAAGTTAATGGATATTGGTGACATTGTGGGAGTCAAGGGATTCGTGTTCCGCACGAACATGGGAGAGGTCTCAGTTCACGCGAAAGAGTTGGTGATGTTGTCCAAGTCCTTGCGTCCACTACCGGTTGTGAAAGAAAAGGATGGTAAAGTGTTTGATGCTTTTACCGATCCGGAATTGAGATACCGTCAACGTTATTTGGATTTGATCGTGAACCCGCAGGTGAAGGATGTGTTTATCAAGCGTACGAAAATGATCAACGCCATCCGTCAGTTCTACACGGAAATGGGATGTTTGGAGGTGGAGACTCCGGTGTTGCAGGCTATACCGGGAGGGGCTTCGGCGCGTCCGTTTATCACGCATCATAATGCGCTGGATATTCCGTTCTATTTGCGTATCGCGAACGAGTTGTACCTGAAACGTTTGATCGTGGGCGGTTTTAACGGGGTGTTCGAGTTTTCCCGTAATTTCCGTAACGAGGGTATGGACCGGACGCATAACCCGGAATTTACTTGTATGGAGGTGTACGTGCCGTACAAGGATTATTTGTGGATGATGGATAGCACAGAGAGAATGATCGAGGCAGCGGCAATGGCCGTGAACGGGACAACTAAAGCTCCTTTCGGGGAGAACGAGGTGGATTTCAAGCGTCCGTTCAAGCGCGTGAAGATGTCCGAGGCGATTAAAGAATATACCGGGTTTGACATCACAGGTAAGAGTGAGGATGAGATCCGGGCATTCTGTTTGTCTATCGGCTTGAACGTGGACGAGACGATGGGTAAGGGTAAGTTGATTGACGAGATTTTCGGAGAGAAATGTGAAAGTCATTATATACAGCCGACCTTTATTTACGACTATCCGGTGGAGATGTCTCCGCTAACTAAGATGCATCGTTCAGATCCCGGATTAACGGAGCGTTTCGAGTTGTTCGTGAATGGTAAGGAGGTGGCGAACGCTTATTCCGAGTTAAATGACCCGATCGATCAGTTGAATCGTTTCAAAGATCAGTTGGCACTTCAGGAAAGAGGGGATGATGAAGCCATGTTTATCGATTACGACTTTGTGCGTGCCTTGGAATACGGTATGCCCCCGACCTCGGGAATGGGTATCGGAATCGATCGGCTTTGTATGATCCTGACTAATAGCCCGTCTATACAGGATGTGCTGTTGTTCCCGCAAATGAAACCGGAGAAAGTGGCTACCGTGGATGCTGACGAGAAATTTATCGAGTTGGGAATCCCGGCTGATTGGGTTGCCGTGGTTCGTAAAGCCGGTTACCAGACCGTGGAAGCCTTGAAGGCGGTAGAGAACCCGAACAAGTTGCATCAGGAATTGAGCGGTTTAAATAAAAAAATGAAATTAGGCTTGAAGACCTTATCTCCGGATGAGGTAAAGAGCTGGATAAAATAG